Genomic window (Anaerolineae bacterium):
AGCCGCCCGGTGCAACAACAATTCGCCCGGGGGTCGTTTGTCGCTCAGACGCTGGCCGTTTTTGAACGCGCCTGCAATCTGGTTACGCCCACCGACGATATCATCGCCCTGGTCGCTCCCCAAATTGGCGACGGCCCGCTCAATATCGTTATAGACGGCGCAGCAGATTTTTTCATAAAGATTCATCCCGGCTCGCCGGTAACGGGGGAGGAAAATTGGCTGCGGGTCAATGGACTACAGATTGACCTGGGCCAGGCGATGGTATGGGAGCCGCAACCGGACTGGGATACCCTGCGGGCCTGCCGCTCAATGATTGAGTCTCACTTGCCGCTCTTACGCGCGCTGGCCTGCCGCCGCGCTCCGGCCAATACTCTGCTACAGTTACTGGCAAAAGCTACGCCGCAACATGGGCTGACCGGGATTATTCTGGCTGCGGCTCAAAAAGCCGGCAAAGCTCTGCCAGAAGGTTGGACAGGCAACTTAAAACAACTGCAAGAAGCAGGCGCTAAATTGGCCGGGCTGGGAGGCGGGCTGACCCCTGCTGGCGACGATTTTCTTATGGGCGTGATGCTCTGGGCCTGGTTGGCCCATCCCAATCCCCCCCTTTTCTGCCGCACTCTCCTCTATCCAGCGTTTTCTCGCACCACAGCCCTTTCTACCGCTTTTTTACAAGCAGCTGCCCGGGGAGAATGTTCTGTTTCCTGGCACCGTCTGCTGGCCGCCCTGAGCGCCGGCCACCAAGCCCACCTTGCGGCGGCGGTTCAAGAAGTTCTGGCGCACGGAGCAACCTCCGGGGCAGACACGCTGGCCGGATTCCTGTACCTTCCTGCTACCCCGGCCAA
Coding sequences:
- a CDS encoding DUF2877 domain-containing protein → SRPVQQQFARGSFVAQTLAVFERACNLVTPTDDIIALVAPQIGDGPLNIVIDGAADFFIKIHPGSPVTGEENWLRVNGLQIDLGQAMVWEPQPDWDTLRACRSMIESHLPLLRALACRRAPANTLLQLLAKATPQHGLTGIILAAAQKAGKALPEGWTGNLKQLQEAGAKLAGLGGGLTPAGDDFLMGVMLWAWLAHPNPPLFCRTLLYPAFSRTTALSTAFLQAAARGECSVSWHRLLAALSAGHQAHLAAAVQEVLAHGATSGADTLAGFLYLPATPAKHDGLMRTTR